The Lolium rigidum isolate FL_2022 chromosome 2, APGP_CSIRO_Lrig_0.1, whole genome shotgun sequence genomic interval GTTTCATGTAAGCATTTTTCTATGTTCCTATTTCTGATATCCAACTTTCATTTGCATACACTTAATGCCCATATGTTAAATAATTGTTAATGCTTCCTTTATTTCGCATGGATATGGTGTCTCTGTACATATGTGGCAGCTGGCTCTCAATTGCAAGTGGCAAGTAAGGTTACTTGTGACCGCCTGTCCATGTTTGCCAAGGCTTCAGATAAGTCGTTTACCCTATAATCCAAATTCAGCTCCAGTGATTGAGTATGTACTAGATCCTTTTGGATTAGTGAGATCACATGACACGTACAGATGCACTGTATGATGTACTGACATGCAAGTCAGACCAATTACATTACGAATCAAGATCATGCCACTGCGATTAACAGATTCAACATAAATTTCAAGGGGCAGTGGTTGCAAAATCCTTGACCTGTCCATATAGGCTGGGACAGCTCTAGAGACTGAAGGTTTTGTTTAAGCGATGCGATTTCTGTTGAATGGCAGCGTTATGTTTCTCTGTGTGTCTGTACTCTGTAACCAACAGAGTGAACCCTACCTTCTGTTTTAACTAAGTTTGTGTAACTCCAGATTGATGTAACCAGTTCACTAACCAATTGATCAATCATTATGCCGTGTTTGTACTATTCCTGAATCATTATAACTGGTCCACCTAGCAATTGTTCATGATTTTGGACATTTACTCTTGCTTTGCTTTTTTCAATTCTAACATATTCACGAATGCAGAAAATATAATTCAGTGTACTAGAcatatcaaagatcaaattggaaACATCACAGTTATTTTCTGTAACTCAAAAACTGACATGTAGATAAAATACGCTATTACTAGCTCAGGAAAAAGGAACGTACCATCTAGGAGGTCCGCTTAAATTGTTGACTTGCATGGTTGATTCCTCCGGTGGCTTTCCATTTAATTGACAAGATCTGTGACGCCGAAGCACCGAATCTTCGGTGCCCAGCATTTCTGGTGAGCCGGCGCCCACCGCAGCTGTAGGGCCGCCGTCTTGACCTTACTCCTCTGCATCCCCTGCGGCAGAGGCTCTATTGGCGGTGGCTCTTCGGTGAAGAGGCGAAGTCGTCGACAGAGTAGAACGACAAGCACCATGGCGCCGTTCCTCTCTGGGTAGTGCCATTTCTTTTGCTGCTGCAGGTGTGCCGCGGGGAAGAACACCATGCCGGATTCATGCGCGCGGCCATGGTCTCTCAGAGGGAGATCCGCAGCTTGGCTTCAAGTCCAAAGTGCAGGATCCCAGCTGACGGCAACGCCGCATAGACCTTTACCCCTTCTTCGCTACAACctacctcctcctcttcgtcttcccAATTCTCTATCGCCATAGCTACAAAAATGGAGTAGGTAGAAAGAAGTGATGGAAAATGTaaacagaagaagaaaaaaaaaaacggCCATCACGTATGGATCAACGTAACTAAAGGCCCAGCCCATCACTATTCCCTGGCAATCAATTGGACAGGGCCACAGCATAAATCAATACGTATAGACCAACCTAGCCAGTGTGCCTCAGTCCATTAGGTAAAAGGGTCCAAATCTTTTCTTTTGAACAAACTACCATCTAACTGTATTAGTAACAATCTATTCCTAAAAAAAGTAACAATCTAAATATATCTTAAAAAAGTATCAATGCAAATTAGAACCGCACCTCACTATGCATGCTAAAATGGTAGCactacgggcgcggcgtgccgccacgCCTATGCTTCCTAGTATCGACTCATTTACCAGTTGATTAGCTTCCAACCGTCCACTACTCTTCGCGCTGATCAGACGGTTCCTAGCCCCATGGGTATGTACCCCCATGGGTATCCACTTATTTCCCTGGGCGCGCAATATCAACACTCCAAGATTAACTTGCATCATGCATTCACACCTTAGTATCATGGTTACAGCACTCCAAGATTATCTTGCATCATGCATTCACACCTTAGTATCATGGTTACAGAGATTACCCGCTCAAAAACTGACCCATCACGCTCTCTCTCCACTTTGGAGAGGGCTAATCAAGTCTAGTCTCCGAGTCTAAATACTACGGAGTATTATCTTAGACCACTATAAGACATAAGTAACTGGCATGCACATTCACAAGCGAATCGAATAAGGCTACATGATACAATGCAAGCCCAATAATCTACCACCGTGCTGACCGAGAACCTGGCACCGTGTTTTCTTGTTTTTGCGAAAGGCACCAGTGTTGGGTCTTCTATGTAAAGTTGAGGCGAGAGGTGTAGGTGGCCTTGGGAGTCCAGTTCCGAGGGATGACATCTTGGGCTGAGAGAGTCTTCTTCGTAGCCAGGGTCGTCAGTCTCACAGAGaacggtcccaccagtgggcctggTGTGAGGCTCCAGGTGGCACCCCATATGTGCTTCATGTCCTGCCACTGCGCTGAGTTCGCCTGCATGGTTGCATAGTGAAAATGCAAATTAGTGATTTCACATCCACAACAAAAACATGGTGATTTGAGGTTTTTGGTGGCTAACAAAAATGTTAAGACTTAAAATGAACTCGGATAATATATTTCGGAGCAATAGTGGCAATAGTGCAGCGAGACTTTTGATCAGGGGTGGAGCCGCTTGGAtgcaaaaataaaattaatatgcaataaacctagagaactactgcGTGCAACTTGTAGCCCATGATCAGTGCAGCCCTCTGGCAAAAATCAACACACAATAGTGACGATGCTAGATAGCCTATGAGTTGTGGACTGTGGCGTcttggaggccgagctacatgtaattctttattttcaaatacttaaaatttatattttaaattttaaaaatgggaaacaaaattctagaggtagccaatgatgtatgctacaatggtgcaaaatctcaatgcaaactgaTTTGTATTATATGCTACACGAAATTAACAAAACCTGACAAGATTAGTAGTTTTGAAATGTGTACTATTCAATATAAAATTTGCtagaatttgttatttttgtgtagcataGAATATTAAGTAGTTTGTATTGGGATTTTACAGCATTGTAccattgtagtatacatcattagctatctctagaattttgattcagtttttttgatattttaaaatataaattCAAGTTTAAAAAAATAAAGGGCTACGTGTAGCTCGGCCTTAGTTTGAAGTTTTCCGTAAGTTGTGCACCCTGATCAAGTTTGGTCTAGCTTTGCTCCAAACACGCCCGGGAAGCTACCTAGAACAGGGGCCTAGTTGCCCTGCATGATTTGCCTCCCTATGGACCCTATCAATCCAGGAAACGACCATCTTTCATGTCCACTAGTCACATTGGAAAAGAGGGCTCGGCTCACATGCAGATGCACTGACGCTCTGCTCACGTTTCTTACAGCAATCCGCCGTTATATCAGTCGGTGAGAAGTGCAGTTATTCTGTGGGTTTTGATCCTACCGAAGGCAGCGGTAAAATGTACTCCTACAAAGGTGCATGATCAGGGCATGAAGAAACCGCGGAATATAGAGCTTGTCTTACCTGCTTGAGCTGCATGGAGCCAATGTCGCCGTCGCCATCCTCGAACTCCACCAGTAGCGAGAGCCAGAAGCTGGTGGAGCCCTCCACCACGCGGAAGGCGATGTTCTTCCCCCGGTACTTGCACGGCGTCCTGAAAATCAAACGAGACGCACGCCCCCAGTCAGTCAAACTGTAACTGTTTATCTATTCCATCACAGGCTATGAGCATGCCAATGTGAACTCTGCATGCAGCCTTTGTGTGCAGACAAGTGTGCGGCCATCTGTCTGCTAGCACATTGTGAAATGGAGAAGGCGTGCCCACCGTCCGGGGACTCGATCGATCGGGACAAGAAAAGTGTTCCATGGCACGCCCAAGATCCAACCGCATGTGCACGGTGAATCCCGGCCATGGTCCTCGATCGCTCGCTAGTAGCCAGATCTGACAGTGTTTCTTGAGCACTTGGACAACCTTTGTTTCTACTCTACTTCGGCCGGGAAAAATACAGAGATACTTTTTGACAGAGTTCAAGTGGTTAAACCGTCAGACGGCAGGTGGTGCTACATATTTTCTGTCTGCTAGCACTGTTGAATACTAGCCGACGCTCACCTGCGGAACACCACGGAGATCTCGCCGCGGTCGCGCAGCTGACCGCCgtggccggcgacggcgagcctTCCGAAGGCGGCGCCGCTGAGGTCGAAGTGGGTGCGGCCCTGGGCGCAGTACCCGCCGGGGCACTCGTCGGTGATGATGACGGTCACCGCGCGGCGCGAGCAGACGCCGCGGTCGAGGCACCGCACCTTGTAGCAGGCGCCGCACCCCTCGCCGGCCTTGAACAGCACCGGGCTCACCGCGCCCACCCGGGCCTTCATCGGCGCCACGTCCACCAGCGACCCGTACCCGCACGCGCCGCCTGCAAACAAAACATACGTTTAGGCGCAAGGTGCATGTGGATAAACTTTTACAGCTCGAGTTTTACGGCTCAAAGGGACCAAAACAGGAGGACATGCATGCACGTGCGATCGACCGT includes:
- the LOC124687550 gene encoding expansin-B16-like; this encodes MAGRAASSSSFLLLAALISAAFLFDVGDAGAAHQVVDPQWHQATATWYGSAEGDGSEGGACGYGSLVDVAPMKARVGAVSPVLFKAGEGCGACYKVRCLDRGVCSRRAVTVIITDECPGGYCAQGRTHFDLSGAAFGRLAVAGHGGQLRDRGEISVVFRRTPCKYRGKNIAFRVVEGSTSFWLSLLVEFEDGDGDIGSMQLKQANSAQWQDMKHIWGATWSLTPGPLVGPFSVRLTTLATKKTLSAQDVIPRNWTPKATYTSRLNFT